The genomic DNA ACTCGGTCACCCGCAGGAAGCCGCCAGACTCTATGATGAGTTTCTCACTCTCTGGCGGGAGAGCGATCCGCCCCTCAGGCCCATGCTGGACCAGGCGATGGCGGAGCGTGCCGCGCTGCGGCAGCATACGAAATGAGCGACACTGCGGCCAGCGCGATCCGAAGTGAGAGCGTTTATTCCACTCGCCTTGGTCTCCAGAGACCGATATCAAGCCGCTGCTGAGTGGCGTGGTCTTCCCGCAGGATCGATTTCACCAGGTGTACGACGTGCTGCCGGGGAGGCAGGGGGCTCGTCTTCCCGCGTCCCTGGGGGGGCGGACCCGGCGGCGGGTGCGCCCACCGTCGTGGAGGCCGAGAACTGGCTCGCGGACGTGCGGGCCCGGACGCGACGGTAGCGGGCCCTCAGGGGCTTCGGACGACCCTTGCGAGGGTGACGATCTGGCCGGCGTGGCGCGACGAGTGCTCCGCGGCATGAAAGACCAGGCCCATTGTGGTCGATGGAAGTTTCTTGCGGCCCACATCCCGGCGCGCGAGCAACGCCTCCGAGGGAATCGTTCGCAGATAGTCGAGCGCATCCTCGATCCCGCCGGTGAGCCGGGTGACGAGGGCATCGAGGCCGGGCCGATCCTCGTGTACCGTCCGCTCCGACGCGAGCCGTGACATCTGGTCGGCTGAGAGGCTCTCGCCGCGCGAGTAGGTGAGAAGGCGCTCGAGGCTGCCCGGCAAGTGGTGCAGGTGGAATC from Gemmatimonadales bacterium includes the following:
- a CDS encoding DinB family protein yields the protein MRASDGVTVPTCSASFPSMENIPEVWLRGPMPGIQPYLQPAAHTLQQVREDIEPVVQGLTTEQLWHRPGGAAAIGFHLHHLPGSLERLLTYSRGESLSADQMSRLASERTVHEDRPGLDALVTRLTGGIEDALDYLRTIPSEALLARRDVGRKKLPSTTMGLVFHAAEHSSRHAGQIVTLARVVRSP